ctctgctatacctgaatctgcacacatggtgcagggagtaatatgagtactccggctcagtgagtaataattataaataatggctgaaagtatgaaaacacgtaaaggcacaaagcaattccatatcaagcagtaaaatcacttaaagcagtaaatcagtaaagaaatcaaatgatattcatttttaaaacaagtaaaatcggtaatttaacaggtaattaacaagtagaaatccacccctcgggcacagtattaatagctcagcatagtatcagcccctcgggctcactcttagtacaatatcagcccctcgggctacctcacaatcactcagcataatggtcagccattgttacctgaccaaattgtatcattcagtgtcattgttaccactgtttcaaatcacatgggtacccgcgctcactatgggtgtgcagactccggaggggccccttacggcccaagcgctatatcaagccacctcgtggcatcatcactcagcatatcctcacatcactcaagccaccgcatggtataaatagtatctcaggccctcggcctcatatcactcagtatatcctcacatatggccctcgacctcactcagtctaGAAATCATTATAAGCcacttgggcattagtaaaacagtagttctcagtccacaacatgatgtagaaatatcatttaagtttcaaatctgagtaaaagtggctgagtttgtaaaacagtagatatcaacaggactgagttcaaataataagtcaatcagtaaggaaacagtgataaaaatccccgaagggttcaaatagttggcacgaaagcCAAATAAggcaattagcccaaatcatgatgataacaaatgaatttcagtcaaatatttagtaaagtcatcaatcgggatggaccaagtcacaatccccagtagtaaagaccccacgctcatcatccagcacgtatcttgcctcaatatagcactacgatgtgcaatccggggtttcaaaccctcaggaaatcatttacaaccattactcacctcgaactggctaattctctagctcgcgacgccctttgcccctcgaattggcctccacgcgcgtcgaatctatccaaaatcagaacgaatacgtcacaatatgttaagggaacaaagcccaagcgaaaacattcgaaaaaatatcaaaaatcccgaaattagtataacccgagccccggtcccacgtcttggaatcgggtaaaatttaaattttcagaatcctcataccctcacgagtctaaccataccaaaattatccaattctgataccatttggtccttcaaatcattattttacatttttgaaaggtttcacaattttcttcccaaattccatctcaaatcacaaattaaatgatgaattcagtgacagattcatgtattctagccaaatctgagttaaaatcacttaccccgatgaatttcttgaaaaactttcgaacaatcgccaaaatccgagctctctaggtcaaaatattaaataaaacccaaaatctcgtatttataggtacccctcaggtatcagataccgcgggccgcaccaaaacgaccgcggtccgcgcaagccaatgcggtccgcgcaaaggcaaccgcggccgcacaggcctccctctgcagtgataggctttagcattttggccataacgttttctacagatgtccaaatggcgatatctttacctttctggaaactagacacaaagggctacaactttagtTTTTGGAATTACCTCAAAATGcattgtagatcaaaagatatgagcttccgaagtaggaccagcgggaggGTTCTTCACCGCAGCCGCGCccaattttgtgcggtctgcgcgaCACCTACCGCAGCCACGCCtgcttttgtgtggtccgcacagcactcaacgcgggtgcactcatttttgtgcggaccgcgtgagtgagttccagggtctgcaacccctgtagacctgctatagctatgatttttgcactaaaacatcccggaacctacccggaacttcaaaccaattgtaccaacacatctcatgacatcgttcaaacttgctcaaaacttcggaatgctcacaacaacttcaaatcaccaatttaacataggattcaggcctaagaactccaaaagctcttaaattatgctttcgatcaaaaggtctatcaaatctcgtccgaatgacctgaaattttgcacacacattccaaatgacacaatgaagctactgaaactctcggaattccattccgacccctattgcaaaatctcgcctatcaaccggaatttgccaaaatatcaatttcaccaattcaagcctaaatcttctctacaactccaaaacccattccgatcgcgctcctaagtcacaaatcacctcttgaagctaacaaaaccatcggaactcacttccgagccttctaacacataagtcaacatccggttgacttttccaacttaagccttcttaaaagagactaagtgtctcatttcttaccaaatcctctccgaactcgaactaataaactcgatcatataaaacacggataccgaagcataaagaagctgaaatgggggaaatggagcggtaactcatgagacgactggccgggtcgtcacaattacATCATTTTGTGACTTTTGCAAATGGCGTATACTCCTTCCGTTTTAGTTTACCCATTGGAAAAATTTTATCTTAAATCAAAAGGTCGCCGGAGATAATAGATATGATACAATTTGTGAGACCATTTGAATAACGTAAAAATAATTTTCTAAATTTATGGGGAACATACAATAAACGGCGGAGATAACTTGGCAGAAAGATGATGTAGCCGGAATCATCATTTTATCCGGTGAGAAACATcgtaaagaaaagaaacaggaaaaagaaagaagagaggaaagaaaaaaatatagaagaaaacaaagtaaaatgaaaagaagaaaatataattGTAAAACATGCTTCTCGCTGGAATCTTCATGTTCTAatcgtcaataccacacaagaggggggtgatttatgtcgtacccaatttttgctctagaagaacctggttcttctaggtgttctaactactactgtttgtggaataataagtacataaaataaagaacacagggatttttacgtggaaaacacctggctcaaaaggtgaaaaaaatcacgacctactactcagtaggattttcaaacttccactaaaatcactaagtCAAAACAGTATTTACAAAacctctttgtaaacctaaggattaactctaatcccgttgtggcacacagcctcaactgttgtgacaacttcaagttagcttataacttgaacactctaagtacctaatacaattgcttctatgaaagctgaaaggtacaactttaaaccacctactacaattgaactagaataaaagaaaaacacaatggaactggttcttctatctcgttcaagtagcttcaggagtgcacactcaaatctcacataaattgcttgcaaaatcgcctttctcttttgctctcaatttagtttaacttctgcgtttgtgcaatacctgtaaaagagaacaatcactgtcatttaacaggttagtaatcagagtttgattgggactcaactGTTGATCTTCTATCatagttgagtccttgaagatctCAAACTCCAACACTATCTTTATCcgggattgtgttctcttcatataaggagactttctccccttatccaatatgcaaccttttcgaccAGATCAAGAGATGTTGTTGCTTGATCAGTatgacttatctccttcacgtgcacctcacatgtataggttgatcatgactgtgcttcacaagatggacctggtccatgactaagctcatttgtcattcttcaaaacttcatttGTTCTTGgaccaacaaattccccctttttgatgatgacaaactctgtgctttttactgatttggaacctgtaagaactcagcttaaccatcaacactaaacttagaaaattcacttatcatcaatgATCAGGTTAATTAGgatataaatatcacttatttcataatagtgtaaagcacaatatctcatcccccttttggcatcatcaaaaagttgcataCACAATGTAAaacccagattttaataagtactcatggccactggggtaATTGCAAGTGCAATTATGgtgcaatcatcagtaatcaaacaaacatatttaaactatcaaggtcaGAATAATCATTGAATAAGAGAAAATAGCAGTTGTCATTGATAGAGATATGTTGCCACCAACAATCcataaaaagaattaaaaacattcaaaccatgagcaaaaaatagaaaaatccctaatctgggtcactgggtGTACTAGAACAAGTTCAGGAGACAGAATCTATGAGTCCTAAGGATTGGAGGAACTGGAGGGTTgagtttggagaagattcagTATGTTCTAAAGAATTccatcatttttctccttttctttggcaaGCTCAATTCTGAGACCATCCCTCTCAGTTTCCACTTCAAacacacgagccttgagcctagcaatttcaACATCTTTAGCTGCATATTCCTGAACCAGAGTCCTaactttgctgttgatgggtgtcttcagagatgaaccaggttcaactgggatggcattgactggatagtcacaagcAAGAAGAGTTTTGATGCCAAAATATTCTTTGCttgaggccatttcccatttcttcagaggcacatttAGCCTGTCCAGAACTGTGGTTAAGCCATATGtagtagcatgagccttggatcCATTTATGACCATGTCTAGCAGTTTGATAATGAAGGCAGGCcagttgatttgctttcctctctccaGGAACTCCATAAAAACCAGATCCATCTAGTTAGTCGTGTGCCTTCTCTCTTGTCTGGGCAATAAGCACTTGTTGATAAATTCAAACACAACCTTGTGCTCAGGCCTCATCTTATTTTTCTGCACAGCCCTGGCTTCATTCACCTCATCTGAATCTCAAAACCTCTTGGTGATTTCAAGGGCAGTAGGGAGGGAGTCCAGGCATGGCCAATtttgccttgtatagtcatcaaacccttcaaaGGGTATGTCCAGGATCTATCCCAGTTTCTCTGCATCAAACTGCACTTGGACTCCTTTCACCAGGCTGCTAACAACTCTATCCTTAACAGCAGCATTGGCCATAAATTCAATCAACTCATTTCTggctagcctaccatccatctgaaggaccatgtccttccatccctgagCAGCTAAAGCATCCACGAATCTCATCATCCCTGGTTCTACCAGGTCCTTCAACAATCTACCTTTTAAAATCTTTCTTCTGCCAAAAGTGGCAAGCTTATACTGTTCCTTCTcagaatcattttcttcttcttctccactccagtCATCATCATCAGAAACTTTTGTTTGTTTAGTTTTCACTGTAGATTTTATCCTCTTGGCTAGTGTGGGTTCAGCAGCCACAAacacagaggaagacttcttgaaGGAAGTCTTGGGCTTTTTAGGTTTGGGTATaggaacctccactgttgtacccctttcttgatggaccagttccatctcctTTTCCTCAACAACCTCTAAGGATTCTGCACTCTTTAAATTTCCTTtatccattttctttttcttactttcttctaaggcTTTTTGTAGATCAGTTTCACTCTGTTttaccctgcttcttgtggctctaccTCTAGGTACTGAAGAGGCAGTAAGAGTTGGGGATGaagcttttcttttcttggaaggcTTGGGAACATTTGGGGCTTTTGTTGTGGGAGTTCTGTATTTCTTTGAGTCATagcttgccccaacctttttcagtAGATCAGCCAAGGTCTCTTCATTAGATGAAATAGGTTCATCTCTCTATTTgctcagatgaaccaacccctcaaCAGCTTCCCCAGAACAACTTCCCCCTGACTTCAGGCCACTCGCTTCAACCCTTTTATGTTCAACCCCACAAATAGCAAGTACTACACTATTCCCAattcccctctcttcaccacatgcaccctatctctctttttctttttcataattttatttacCTCCACTCCTACGTTTCTCAGGCAATTCAACATCCCTAATTggtccaaccagaacaaacctagtttctaagTTTCAATCACAAATGAACTTACCTCAGTAGGAGATTCTTGAGTCttctcagagtcagaagacccatgtcCTTCCCCCTCAGTCGCTGATTGATAGGATTCAGACTCAGAGCTAGAGTCGTAATTTGGGGCTTGgctttctttcatttggcttgctTTCAATCTTTCATTTAAAGCCTTTCTCAAAGCCCCAGACACTATAGttcgagcaagcattttctgcCTTTGTAGTCTAGGTTTTGGAGATACACTGGGGGGAGTagatgaggatgaatttgagggagatAGTGGTGGAGGAGTTCCAGGATTTTCTTGTGGGTTAGACATGATTATCGATTTCTTGAAAGAgtttgggaattttggagaagagggcaGGTGATAGTGAAGACGAATTTCTGACGATTTGGAGCTATGATGAAGGTTGTAGAATTGATGTGTATTTAAAGTGAATTACATATTTAATGAGTGACGACAGCCTTTTGCAGTGGCCAAATAGGAGTCTAATCAACCTAAAATTTCAGATTTTGAATGATCTATTTGGCTTCCCTAGATATTAGGCAAAAATTTCGATTTAGAATTCTAGATGGACAGAACTGGTTCAATGCTAAcagatagaattttctaggaatttgacaagtataggacttctgctaatgattgaattattaatctttctaattttgcagagtatagaaaacatacctgagctttcatatgaacccatactgatgaaccaggttcttcattagaactctcttgaacatgtctcaaatgccataatagag
The Nicotiana sylvestris chromosome 11, ASM39365v2, whole genome shotgun sequence DNA segment above includes these coding regions:
- the LOC138880689 gene encoding uncharacterized protein produces the protein MSNPQENPGTPPPLSPSNSSSSTPPSVSPKPRLQRQKMLARTIVSGALRKALNERLKASQMKESQAPNYDSSSESESYQSATEGEGHGSSDSEKTQESPTERDEPISSNEETLADLLKKVGASYDSKKYRTPTTKAPNVPKPSKKRKASSPTLTASSVPRGRATRSRVKQSETDLQKALEESKKKKMDKGNLKSAESLEVVEEKEMELVHQERGTTVEVPIPKPKKPKTSFKKSSSVFVAAEPTLAKRIKSTVKTKQTKVSDDDDWSGEEEENDSEKEQYKLATFGRRKILKGRLLKDLVEPGMMRFVDALAAQGWKDMVLQMDGRLARNELIEFMANAAVKDRVVSSLVKGVQVQFDAEKLG